AGGTGGTGAGCACTGCCGCGCCCCTCCTGCTCGCGGTGTGGTTCCGCTACGCGTTCCAGGCGGTGGTGACGGCCGGGGTGATGCTGCCGCGGCGGGGCCTGTCGCTGCTGCGCGCGCGCCACCCGTGGCTGCAACTGCTGCGCGGGGTGCTGCTGTTCGTGTCGAGCATGCTGTCCTTCGTGGCGCTGCGGTTCACGCCGGTGGGGGAGTTCACGGCCATCATCATGCTGACGCCGCTCGTGGTCACGGTGCTCGCGGCCACGTCGCTCGGCGAGAAGGTCTCGCCGCTGCGCTGGCTGCTGGTGTTCGGCGGCTTCTGCGGCGCGCTGGTGGTGATCCGCCCCGGCCGCGAGATGTTCGACTGGTCGGGCCTGCTGCCGCTGCTGCTGGTGGCCGTGCTCGGCTCGTTCCAGGCGCTGACCGGCAAGATGGCCCGCATCGAGGACCCGGGCACCACGCACTTCTACACCGGCCTCGTGGGCGCGGCGCTCGGCACCGCCGCGCTGCCGTTCGTGTGGACGGCGCTCCCGCTCGACATCTGGCTCCTGCTGCTGCTGATGGGTGTGTTCGGCAGCGTCGGGCACATGATGCTGATCCTCGGCTACGCCCGCGCCCCGGTCGCCACGCTCACGCCGTACCTGTACCTGCAGGTGGTGTTCGCCACGCTCGGCGGCTGGCTCGTGTTCGCCCACGTGCCCGACACCTGGGCGCTGCTGGGCATTCTCGCGATCTGCCTGTGCGGCGCGGCGGGCACCTGGCTGTCGGCGCGCGAACGTCGCCGGACCGATGCCGCCGAATCGGGCTACATGCCGCCCGAGGCCGAGGGAATCTGACTCAGAGCACCGCGTACCGGCCCGGCCGGTGGTTCACCGCGATGAAGAGGTTCATCGCCACCGCGCCCAGCACCGAGTACGCCACGCGGTCGGCCGGGATCACGAAGAGAGACAGCGCGAGGATGGTGCAGTCGATCCCCATCTGCACCTTGCCCGCGCGCCAGCCGCGGGCCTGCTGCAGGTAGAGCGACACCACCGTGGCGCCGCCCAGGCTGGCCCGGTGCCGCGCGAGGAACAGGCAGCCCGAGCCGAGCAGCAGTCCGCCCAGCACGGCCGCGTACGCCGGGTGGAGCCGCTCGATCGCGAAGAGCTGAGGCGACCATTCCGCGAAGCCCGAGAGCAGGGTGATCGCGACGAAGGTCTTCAGCGTGAACTCGCGGCCCATGCGCTGCCACGCGAACCAGTAGAACGGCAGGTTGATCAGGAAGAAGAGCTTGCCCAGGCTCACGCCCGTGGCGTAGTGCAGCACGAAGGCGGCGCCCGCAGTGCCGCCCGTCATCAGCCCCACCTGGCCGTAGAGGATCAGCGCGAGCGAGACGAACAGCGTTCCGGTGAAGATGGCCTGCGCGTCCTCGAAGGGAGTGTGGACCTGGACGCCGGGATCGGTGGGAGAGGGCATGGGCATGGCGGGCAGTGTGCCAGCGGTGAAGCAGGGACAATGCCCGGGCCCGGCCGTCGGGCGACCTGGAGGACCCGATGAAACTCGCGATGCACGTTCACTTCGAGGGCGAAGGCGCCGTGGTGGCGGCCGTGGCCTTCGAGGCGTGGGACGCACCGGAGGCGTCGAAGACCTGGACCACCCGCATCGCGCAGGCGCCCAAGGCCGTGCGTGGTGAACCCGACCTGCGCGAAGTGCCGTGCCTGCTGCAGTTGCTGGGCGAACACGGCCTGAAGCCCGAGATGATCCTCTTCGACGGCTTCGTGTTCGTCGACGCGCAGGAGACCCCCGGCCCCGGCCGGCACCTGTTCGACGGGCTGGGTGGCCACGTCCCGGTCATCGGGATCTCGAAGAAGAGCCTGCCCGGGCTGTCGGCGCAGTACGAGGTGGCGCGCGAGGAGGAAACCCCGCCGCTCTTGATCACCAGTGCGGGCGTGGACCTGGGGGCCGCGAAGGCGCGCGTGAGGGCCATGCATGGCCGCAAGCGCGTGCCGACGCTGATGAAGCTGGTGGCGCGGCTCGCGAAGAATTCCGACTAGGGCACCAGCACCGCCGCCCCGGTGGTGAGCCTGCCCTCGAGGTCCTCGTGGGCCTTGCGGACATCCGACAGCGCGTAGCGCCGGTCGACGGCGAGCCGCACGTCGCCCGCACGCGCCGCGGCGAAGAGGCGTTCGGCCCCGCGCCGCAGGTCGGCCGGGTCGGTGATGAAGGTGCGCAGCGTGGGCCGGCACACGCTCAGCGACTTCGAATGCAGGCGCTGCAGGTCGAACATCCCCACGTCACCCGACGCGGTGCCGTAGCTGATCAGGAGGCCCATCGGCCGCAGGCAGTCGAGCGAACGCTCGAACACGGCCCTGCCCACCGCGTCGTACACGACCCCCACGCCGCGGCCGCCGGTGAGTTCGAGCGTGCGCGCGGCGAAGTCTTCCGTGCGGTAGTCGATCACGTGGTGGCAGCCGTGTTCCTGTGCGACGGCCACCTTGGCGGCCGAGCCCACGGTGCCGATCACGGTGGCGCCGAGCGCCCGCGCCCACTGGCTCAGCAGCGTGCCCATGCCGCCGGCGGCGGCGTGCACGAGCACGGTGTCGCCCGGCCGGACCGTGTAGAGCCGGTGCAGCAGGTACTCGGCGGTGAGGCCGCGCAGCAGCGTGGCGGCGGCCACGTCCTCGGCGATGTCGTCGGGCAACGGCACCACGTGGGAGGCGGCGACCAGGCGCTCGACCTGGTAGGCCCCGGGCTGCAGGCTCGCGATCGACTGGCCGACCGCGAGGTGCGTGACCCCCGGTCCGACGGCCGTGACGACCCCCGCGCCGAGCGACCCGAGCGTGATGGGGAAGGGCTTGGCGGTGTGCGGCCCGTGCCGGCCTTCGCGCTCGTAGATGTCGGCGTAGTTCAGGCCGATCGCGCTCTGGCGCAGGCGCACCTGGCCGGGGCCCGGCTCGGCGAGCGGCACGGTGGCCGGCTCCAGCACCTCGGGGCCACCGTGGCGGTGGAGGTGGATGGTGGCGGAGCGGCTCATGGCTTGGCGGAGGCACGCCGGCGCGGC
This genomic stretch from Piscinibacter gummiphilus harbors:
- a CDS encoding YitT family protein; its protein translation is MPSPTDPGVQVHTPFEDAQAIFTGTLFVSLALILYGQVGLMTGGTAGAAFVLHYATGVSLGKLFFLINLPFYWFAWQRMGREFTLKTFVAITLLSGFAEWSPQLFAIERLHPAYAAVLGGLLLGSGCLFLARHRASLGGATVVSLYLQQARGWRAGKVQMGIDCTILALSLFVIPADRVAYSVLGAVAMNLFIAVNHRPGRYAVL
- a CDS encoding DMT family transporter, encoding MTTPTAGDRALQGVLFVATAVACFAALDTTTKVVSTAAPLLLAVWFRYAFQAVVTAGVMLPRRGLSLLRARHPWLQLLRGVLLFVSSMLSFVALRFTPVGEFTAIIMLTPLVVTVLAATSLGEKVSPLRWLLVFGGFCGALVVIRPGREMFDWSGLLPLLLVAVLGSFQALTGKMARIEDPGTTHFYTGLVGAALGTAALPFVWTALPLDIWLLLLLMGVFGSVGHMMLILGYARAPVATLTPYLYLQVVFATLGGWLVFAHVPDTWALLGILAICLCGAAGTWLSARERRRTDAAESGYMPPEAEGI
- a CDS encoding quinone oxidoreductase family protein is translated as MSRSATIHLHRHGGPEVLEPATVPLAEPGPGQVRLRQSAIGLNYADIYEREGRHGPHTAKPFPITLGSLGAGVVTAVGPGVTHLAVGQSIASLQPGAYQVERLVAASHVVPLPDDIAEDVAAATLLRGLTAEYLLHRLYTVRPGDTVLVHAAAGGMGTLLSQWARALGATVIGTVGSAAKVAVAQEHGCHHVIDYRTEDFAARTLELTGGRGVGVVYDAVGRAVFERSLDCLRPMGLLISYGTASGDVGMFDLQRLHSKSLSVCRPTLRTFITDPADLRRGAERLFAAARAGDVRLAVDRRYALSDVRKAHEDLEGRLTTGAAVLVP